Proteins from a genomic interval of Desulfovibrio aminophilus DSM 12254:
- a CDS encoding ABC transporter ATP-binding protein, translating into MAELVLSDISVRFGGLQALTEVSFEVRPGQVVGLIGPNGAGKTTVFNVITGVYATCAGAATYDGASILGLRPHQILARGIARTFQNIRLFQNMTALENVMVAQHCRSKAKVLGAILRSPSQRREETRIRAKAMESLEFMGLAPKADEVASNLAYGLQRRLEIARALASEPKTILLDEPAAGLNPAESKELMETIGRIANLGVNVLMVEHDMKVVMGICDSIVVLDHGVLIAKGTPAEIRSDPEVIEAYLGHA; encoded by the coding sequence ATGGCTGAACTCGTCCTCTCCGACATCAGCGTCCGGTTCGGCGGACTCCAGGCCCTCACCGAGGTCAGCTTCGAGGTGCGGCCTGGGCAGGTCGTGGGCCTCATCGGACCCAACGGCGCGGGCAAGACCACGGTCTTCAACGTCATCACCGGCGTCTACGCCACCTGCGCGGGCGCGGCGACCTATGACGGGGCTTCCATCCTGGGCCTGAGGCCGCACCAGATTCTGGCCCGGGGCATCGCCCGGACCTTTCAGAACATCCGCCTCTTCCAGAACATGACCGCCCTGGAAAACGTCATGGTGGCCCAGCACTGCCGCAGCAAGGCCAAGGTGCTCGGGGCCATCCTACGCAGTCCCTCCCAACGCCGGGAAGAGACCCGCATCCGCGCCAAGGCCATGGAGTCCCTGGAGTTCATGGGGCTCGCGCCCAAGGCTGACGAAGTGGCCAGCAATTTGGCCTACGGCCTGCAGCGCCGCCTGGAGATCGCCCGAGCCCTGGCCTCCGAGCCCAAGACCATCCTGCTCGACGAACCCGCCGCGGGCCTGAATCCCGCCGAAAGCAAGGAACTCATGGAGACCATCGGCCGGATCGCGAATCTCGGCGTGAACGTGCTCATGGTCGAGCACGACATGAAGGTGGTCATGGGCATCTGCGACAGCATCGTGGTGCTGGATCATGGTGTGTTGATCGCCAAGGGGACTCCGGCGGAAATCCGCAGCGATCCCGAGGTGATCGAGGCATATTTGGGTCACGCCTGA
- the livM gene encoding high-affinity branched-chain amino acid ABC transporter permease LivM produces MTTLASKRHWASFAIGLVWFFFILWPLMGIKPEGLEFGPALEVWSYVAAAALVLFVLWGLKRQGSLDFIGVPAARLAQSLAAPVRVLPRWALILAVAACAFAFPFLNERYAIDVAINVMVYICLGLGLNIVVGLAGLLDLGYIAFYGVGAYTYALLSVHFGLSFWLCLPIAAAFAAVAGCIIGYPTLRMRGDYLAIVTLGFGEIVRIVLNNWMSLTNGPNGILGVKPPKVLWMDAGHWTLVSLRNLSGLYFVILFLAVVTIIAVHRLNYSRIGRAWEAIREDETAAQLMGVNTFALKLLAYAMGAVFGGLAGCFFAARMRFVSPESFTFMESAMVLAMVVLGGMGSIPGVILGALALIALPEVFRGFELYRMLVFGGVMAAMMILKPKGLWPAKRVGGRSEERGHA; encoded by the coding sequence TTGACGACACTCGCGTCTAAGCGCCACTGGGCGTCCTTCGCCATCGGCCTGGTCTGGTTCTTCTTCATCCTCTGGCCGCTCATGGGCATCAAGCCCGAGGGCCTGGAGTTCGGACCCGCCCTGGAGGTCTGGTCCTACGTCGCGGCGGCCGCCCTGGTCCTGTTCGTGCTCTGGGGCCTCAAGCGCCAGGGCTCGCTCGACTTCATCGGCGTCCCGGCCGCGCGGCTGGCCCAGTCCCTGGCCGCCCCGGTGCGCGTCCTGCCGCGCTGGGCGCTCATCCTCGCCGTGGCCGCCTGCGCCTTCGCCTTCCCGTTCCTCAACGAGCGTTACGCCATCGACGTGGCCATCAACGTCATGGTCTACATCTGCCTCGGACTGGGGTTGAACATCGTGGTCGGCCTGGCCGGATTGCTGGACCTTGGCTACATCGCCTTCTACGGCGTGGGGGCCTACACCTACGCCCTGCTGTCCGTGCATTTCGGCCTGTCCTTCTGGCTCTGCCTGCCCATCGCCGCGGCCTTCGCCGCCGTGGCCGGGTGCATCATCGGCTATCCCACGCTGCGGATGCGCGGCGACTACCTGGCCATCGTCACCCTGGGCTTCGGCGAGATCGTGCGCATCGTGCTCAACAACTGGATGAGCCTGACCAACGGCCCCAACGGCATCCTCGGCGTGAAGCCTCCCAAGGTTCTCTGGATGGACGCCGGGCACTGGACCCTGGTGTCCCTGCGCAACCTCAGCGGGCTCTACTTCGTCATTCTTTTCCTGGCCGTGGTCACCATCATCGCCGTGCATCGCCTGAACTATTCGCGCATCGGCCGGGCCTGGGAGGCCATCCGCGAGGACGAGACCGCCGCCCAGCTCATGGGCGTGAACACCTTCGCCCTCAAGCTCCTGGCCTACGCCATGGGCGCGGTCTTCGGCGGCCTCGCGGGCTGCTTCTTCGCCGCCCGGATGCGTTTCGTCTCCCCGGAGTCCTTCACCTTCATGGAGTCGGCCATGGTTCTGGCCATGGTGGTCCTGGGCGGCATGGGCTCCATCCCCGGCGTGATCCTCGGGGCCCTGGCGCTCATCGCCCTGCCCGAGGTCTTCCGGGGCTTCGAGCTTTACCGCATGCTCGTCTTCGGCGGAGTCATGGCCGCGATGATGATCCTCAAGCCCAAGGGACTCTGGCCCGCCAAGCGCGTGGGCGGCCGTTCCGAGGAGAGGGGCCACGCATGA
- a CDS encoding aryl-sulfate sulfotransferase: MIQRRGKLLPLAALALAICALAAPAQAYEAHQGPTGVVKYVKGAAFEGYTLFAPTVKCTSTYLIDMEGDVVHEWKSAYPPGLYAVILPNGNLLRSNAPKEQPVKIGGAGGILQELDWNGKVVWEYKMLSDNEIQHHAFDRMPNGNTLILGWERKTKEDAVKKGRTPGTFPDEVTIKGQPVRDFWVDFVREVDKKGKTVWEWHAWDHIGTGPDQLDINFRLPSHVGVGYDSFDWSHFNTVEYLPATNQVLLNSRNLSEVYIVDKKSGKIVQRWGNPSAYGQGKKPGWYDSGDQQIFGSHHAHMIENGHVTVFDNGSERPEGSRSRVIEVDLKTGKIVWEYAANGRNSFFSYRQGAAQRLPNGNTLVTSTQQGHLFEVTPEGKVVWEFVNPIMFGQPKAVFSDEDDALKNSGHDMFTNMVHRSYRYAPDYPGLKGRDLSVKRPLVEGAPKIFKILAPKQ; this comes from the coding sequence ATGATCCAGAGACGAGGAAAGCTGCTGCCGCTGGCGGCCCTGGCGCTGGCAATCTGCGCCCTGGCGGCCCCGGCCCAGGCCTACGAGGCCCATCAGGGCCCCACGGGCGTGGTCAAGTACGTGAAGGGCGCGGCCTTCGAAGGCTACACGCTCTTCGCCCCCACCGTGAAATGCACGAGCACCTATCTCATCGACATGGAAGGCGACGTGGTCCACGAGTGGAAGTCCGCCTATCCTCCGGGCCTCTACGCCGTGATTCTGCCCAACGGCAACCTTCTGCGCTCCAACGCCCCCAAGGAACAGCCGGTGAAGATCGGCGGCGCGGGCGGCATCCTCCAGGAACTGGACTGGAACGGCAAGGTGGTCTGGGAGTACAAGATGCTCTCGGACAACGAGATCCAGCACCACGCCTTCGACCGCATGCCCAACGGCAACACCCTGATCCTGGGCTGGGAGCGCAAGACCAAGGAAGATGCCGTCAAAAAGGGCCGCACCCCCGGCACCTTCCCCGATGAAGTGACCATCAAGGGCCAGCCCGTGCGCGACTTCTGGGTCGACTTCGTGCGCGAAGTGGACAAGAAGGGCAAGACCGTCTGGGAATGGCACGCCTGGGACCACATCGGCACCGGCCCGGACCAGCTGGACATCAACTTCCGCCTGCCCAGCCACGTGGGCGTGGGCTACGACAGCTTCGACTGGTCGCACTTCAACACCGTGGAGTACCTTCCGGCCACCAACCAGGTGCTGCTCAACTCGCGCAACCTGAGCGAAGTCTACATCGTGGACAAGAAGAGCGGCAAGATCGTCCAGCGCTGGGGCAACCCCTCGGCCTACGGCCAGGGCAAGAAGCCGGGCTGGTATGACTCCGGCGACCAGCAGATCTTCGGCTCGCACCACGCCCACATGATCGAGAACGGCCACGTCACGGTCTTCGACAACGGCTCCGAGCGTCCCGAGGGCAGCCGCTCCCGGGTCATCGAAGTCGACCTCAAGACCGGCAAGATCGTCTGGGAATACGCCGCCAACGGCCGCAACAGCTTCTTCAGCTACCGCCAGGGCGCGGCCCAGCGCCTGCCCAACGGCAACACCCTGGTGACCTCCACCCAGCAGGGCCACCTCTTCGAGGTCACGCCCGAGGGCAAGGTGGTCTGGGAATTCGTCAATCCGATCATGTTCGGCCAGCCCAAGGCCGTGTTCTCGGATGAGGACGACGCCCTGAAGAACTCCGGCCACGACATGTTCACCAACATGGTCCACCGTTCCTACCGCTACGCCCCGGACTATCCCGGCCTCAAGGGCCGCGACCTGAGCGTGAAGCGGCCCCTGGTGGAGGGCGCGCCCAAGATCTTCAAGATCTTGGCGCCCAAGCAGTAA
- a CDS encoding branched-chain amino acid ABC transporter permease — protein sequence MEYFVQQLINGITLGGVYALVALGYTMVYGIIQLINFAHGEFFAAGGYMGVIMLTWLSAQGVPPTLCLALSLILTMGYCALLATAVEKVAYKPLRNSSRLSVLLSALGMSIFLQNGLMLTQGVYDKAYPTEMTQGGLHFGMVTLSYMQIIIVVVTAVLLVGLNALVFRTRIGKAMRATAQDKTMSALVGINSGRIITITFAIGAGLAAAAGIMVGLYYGSVRYDMGFVPGIKAFAAAVLGGIGNITGAMLGGFIIGMVEIMAAGYLSSEYKDVFAFIILIAVLYFMPTGIMGENVDDTRV from the coding sequence ATGGAATATTTCGTTCAGCAGCTCATCAACGGGATCACCCTGGGCGGAGTCTACGCCCTGGTGGCCCTGGGCTACACCATGGTCTACGGCATCATCCAGCTCATCAACTTCGCCCACGGCGAGTTCTTCGCCGCCGGCGGGTACATGGGCGTGATCATGCTCACCTGGCTTTCGGCCCAGGGAGTGCCCCCGACCCTCTGCCTGGCGCTTTCGCTGATCCTGACCATGGGCTACTGCGCGCTGCTGGCCACGGCCGTGGAGAAGGTGGCCTACAAGCCCCTGCGCAACTCCTCGCGTCTCTCCGTGCTCCTTTCGGCCCTCGGCATGTCCATCTTTCTCCAGAACGGCCTCATGCTCACCCAGGGCGTCTACGACAAGGCCTACCCCACGGAGATGACCCAGGGCGGCCTGCACTTCGGCATGGTCACGCTCTCCTACATGCAGATCATCATCGTGGTCGTGACCGCCGTGCTCCTGGTGGGCCTGAACGCCCTGGTCTTCCGCACCCGCATCGGCAAGGCCATGCGCGCCACGGCCCAGGACAAGACCATGAGCGCCCTGGTGGGCATCAACTCCGGGCGCATCATCACGATCACCTTCGCCATCGGCGCGGGACTGGCCGCCGCCGCGGGCATCATGGTCGGCCTGTACTACGGCTCCGTGCGCTACGACATGGGCTTCGTGCCGGGCATCAAGGCCTTCGCCGCCGCGGTTCTCGGGGGCATCGGCAACATCACCGGGGCCATGCTCGGCGGCTTCATCATCGGCATGGTGGAGATCATGGCCGCAGGCTACCTCTCCAGCGAGTACAAGGACGTGTTCGCCTTCATCATCCTCATCGCCGTGCTCTACTTCATGCCCACCGGCATCATGGGGGAGAACGTTGACGACACTCGCGTCTAA
- a CDS encoding branched-chain amino acid ABC transporter substrate-binding protein, with the protein MNRIVLKVLSLALAVLLAAPAAALAADALKIGTLSPLTGPYAADGNDIANGVRAAVEVVKDQGGIPGYKDIVVQAEDSICDPRQAVAAANKLINEKVSAVVGAYCSSATIPASEALAEVDIVMITPASTSEKVTERGLKYMFRTCGRDDDQSKVAIKFIKEFLKGGTVYIVDDKTTYSQGLADNLEKLANAQGVKVLGHEHVNQGDKDFSAVLTKVKAANPAVFYVSLQNSASGALMLIQAKRMGITAKILAQDAVYHPQLMEIAKDAAEGVFLTFGFIDRETPAYKTFYAKYQPKYGEPGAYSAYSYDSAMAYLMAVKAVGSTDPAKIREAMLKNKFQGASKKINYLESGDSGSNYIIQMVKGGKFTNYWNPETNKLY; encoded by the coding sequence ATGAATCGCATTGTGCTGAAAGTCCTGTCCCTGGCCCTGGCGGTCCTTCTGGCCGCCCCCGCCGCAGCCCTGGCCGCCGACGCGCTCAAGATCGGCACCCTGAGCCCGCTCACCGGACCCTACGCCGCCGACGGCAATGACATCGCCAACGGCGTGCGCGCCGCCGTCGAGGTCGTCAAGGACCAGGGCGGCATCCCCGGCTACAAGGACATCGTGGTCCAGGCCGAGGACTCCATCTGCGATCCCCGCCAGGCCGTGGCCGCCGCCAACAAGCTCATCAACGAGAAGGTTTCGGCCGTGGTCGGCGCCTACTGCTCCAGCGCCACCATCCCGGCCTCCGAGGCCCTGGCCGAAGTCGACATCGTCATGATCACCCCGGCCTCCACCAGCGAGAAGGTCACCGAGCGCGGGCTGAAGTACATGTTCCGCACTTGCGGTCGCGACGACGACCAGTCCAAGGTGGCCATCAAGTTCATCAAGGAATTCCTCAAGGGCGGCACCGTCTACATCGTGGACGACAAGACCACCTACTCCCAGGGCTTGGCCGACAACCTGGAGAAACTGGCGAACGCCCAGGGCGTGAAGGTCCTCGGGCATGAGCACGTGAACCAGGGCGACAAGGACTTCTCGGCCGTGCTCACCAAGGTCAAGGCCGCCAATCCCGCCGTGTTCTACGTCAGCCTCCAGAACTCCGCCTCCGGCGCGCTCATGCTCATCCAGGCCAAGCGCATGGGCATCACCGCCAAGATCCTGGCCCAGGACGCCGTGTACCATCCCCAGCTCATGGAGATCGCCAAGGACGCCGCCGAGGGCGTTTTCCTGACCTTCGGCTTCATCGACCGGGAGACCCCGGCCTACAAGACCTTCTACGCCAAGTACCAGCCCAAGTACGGCGAGCCCGGCGCGTATTCGGCCTATTCCTACGACTCGGCCATGGCCTACCTCATGGCCGTGAAGGCCGTGGGCTCCACCGACCCGGCCAAGATCCGCGAGGCCATGCTCAAGAACAAGTTCCAGGGTGCCTCCAAGAAGATCAACTACCTGGAGAGCGGCGACTCCGGTTCCAACTACATCATCCAGATGGTCAAGGGCGGGAAGTTCACCAACTACTGGAATCCCGAGACCAACAAGCTCTACTAG